TGATAAATATGTAAGTTTTATAGACATTAAAAGCATATTTACAGATTTGGGAGAAAAACTTATATTTTATCCGAAGCACTAAACTGCTTATACATAATAACCTCTATGTAGGAAAACACGACATAGGGGTTAATTTTATTAGAAAATCCAATTACTATAAAAAATAATTATTTTTTCGACAAGAAAAGGCAATTTTTTTATAAATAATATGATATATTATTTGAGCACTAATATGCAATTATTAATATTTATATGTAAAAGGAGACATAAATGAAAGACAGAATTAAAGAGTTTTTAAGAAACAACAAAGCATTAGTTATAGTTGGAGTGGTGTGCTTTATATTAGGGATAGGAGTAGCACCAAAAGGTATAAGTGAAGATGAATACAACAAAGTAAAGTCTAACTATGAAACAACTAAAAGTGAATTAGATAATTCTAAAAAAACTATAACTGAGTTACAGGGCAAAGTTAAAGAAGCAGAGCCATTTTTCAAGATGGATAATGCTGAAAAAGAAGCTATGAAAATTGAATCTGAAAAAAAAGAAGCGGAACTTAAAGCAGAGCAAGAAAGATTAGCAAAGGAAAAGAAACAAGCTGAGTTAGATGCTAGAAGTGTAACATTGGGGAATGGTACATATTTAGTAGGGAAAGATATACCAGAAGGTGTATACGATTTAACTGCAGTTAAAGGTGGAGGAAATGTTCAATCTTCAGATTTTAAGGTAAACTTAATCATGGGAGTTAACGGAAGTTCAGACTTCTATCAAAGGGAGCAACAAAATGTATCATTAAGAGATGGAGCAACTATAGATTTAAAAAATGTAACTGTTAAATTTGTTCCAGATGATGAATATGTTATAAAAAAATAGTTAAAAGCAATACAAAAATTATAAATGGGGATTTATAAGCGGAAATTAATAATATAAATTAAAAAAAGGTGTATACCAAAATTAGAAAAGGATAAATATATAAGCTTTGTAAGAAAAACTTATATATTTATCCGAAACTTTGGTATACACCATTTTTACGTCTAAATAAATAATATTAAATAAACTATTGGAATTGCAACTATAAGTCCTAATACATTATAAAATGTAAAACATTTTAAATAAGTAGAGCTATCATCTTTAAACTCATTAGTATAAATCTTATACGAAATAACACTAGCTAAAGAGGCTATAAGAGTACCCATACCTCCAATATTCACACCAAGTAATAGTTCTTTAAAGTTATTTGTAAATCCAGATAAAAGCATAGTAGCTGGAACATTACTTATAACCTGACTAGATAGTATTGAAGTTATAAAAGTAGACTGAGGACTATTTAAAAGACTCATCATAAAACTTCTAATATAATCCATTGTAGAAATATTCCCTATAAATATGAAAAATCCTATAAATGTAAGAAGTAATGAATAATCAATTTGTTTTAGTAATCTTTTATTTAAGATAAGTACAGTTAATAAAGTTATAATAAATGCTAGTCTATAGTCTACTATGTGAAAAACAGATAAAAGTATAATAGCAAATAATATAGAAAATAAAATTACATATCCTTTATTTTCTATTTCTACATCTTCTAAGTACAAGTCTAACTTGATTTTTTTACTTTTTAATATGATAACACTTAAAAACAGTACAGATAAAATTACCAAAGGAGCGGTTATCTTAAAAAAGTCACTAGGATCTAAATTATAAAAAGAGTATATAAATAGATTTTGAGGATTACCCATAGGAGTAAAACTACTTCCTAAATTTGCAGCAAGTGTTTGTAAAATAACTATTTTTAACACATTAATATCTGACTTTTTAGCAACTACGATACTAAGAGGAACAAAGGTAATAAGTGCGACATCATTTGTGACTACCATTGACGCTAAAAAAGTTATAAACACAAGTGCAAATGATATTGACGTATAAGTACTACATTTTCTTAGTAACGATATAGCGATGCTATCTAAAACTTTGAGTTCCTTAAAAGCTACAACAACTACCATAAGATTAAATAGTAGTATTAAAACTTTAAAATCAATATATGATAATTTTGGACTAGATATAAAAGAAGTTATAATTGCTAAAGAAACTGAAAGTATTAGTACTATTTCTTTTTTTATAAAGTTTTTTAAATTATTCTTATTAGAGTTATGATTATCAATTATTGGAATTGATAGTTCTTGGTTGTTATTATTAAGCATTTAAAATCTCCCTATATGTTTTTTCTACCTTAAAAGATTTTACAATAGAAGCTTATTTTTATCTATAAGTAAAATTAAAAAACATCATAAAAAATTATAATTTAGGACATCATATACTTAATGAAAGATATGTCTAAAAAATGACAATAGTCTGAAAATTGACATTATGAAAATTAAATCTAAAAAGCAAGTAAAATAGCCATTAATAGAAAGATTTAATTTGATACATTAAAAAAACATGTCTGTTTATTGACTTTTTGACAAGTTTAGAATAAATTACACAAAATTTTAAGAATAAATAGATTCCAATGCAAATATATATAAAATACCAAAGATTTGAAAGATTTAAACGATTTAAAATTTTATTGTTAATAAAAGAACAAGTGGCACAATACTTGCTTTTTTAAAAGGTATTAGGCTTTTACAGGGGGTGAAAGTTAAAATGAGCCGACTCACGAATGTGATGATTAAGGGGAAAAAACAAGTATATATTAGGGGGTTCAACTATGATTAACGTAATAAGAGTTTTACTAGGCGTATTTACAGCTTTCTTTGGATTTTCATATTTTAAGGATATAGCAAAAGCAAAATCAGAAAACAACTTCGAAGATGTATCAGCAGGTAAAGCAGTAGCAACAGGTTTTGTAACAGACTTTTTTGATACACTGGGAATAGGATCTTTTGCACCAACGGTTGCAATGTTTAATGCTTTAAAGATGAATATATCAGACAGATTAATACCTGGTACATTAAATGTATGTCATACTATACCAGTTGTTTTAGAAGCATTTATATTTACAACTGTTATAAAGGTAGATCCAGTAACTTTAATATGCTTAATAGGAGCAGCTGTAGTAGGTTCATACCTTGGAGCTGGAGTTATAGCTAAGATGGATGAACGTAAGATACAAATTATAATGGGTATTGCATTAGCAATAACTGCACTTTTAATGTTATTAGCTCAATTAGAATTAATGCCTGGAGGCGGAACTGCTACAGGATTAAGTGGAGCAAAACTAGTTATAGGAATAATAGGTAATTTTATATTAGGAGCATTAATGACTGCAGGTGTTGGATTATATTCTCCATGTATGGCTATGGTTTACTTCTTAGGAATGTCACCAGATGTTGCTTTCCCTATAATGATGGGATCTTGCGCAATGTTAATGCCAGTTGCAAGTACTAAGTTTATAAAAGAAGGAGCTTACGCTAAGAAAACTTCATTCTTTATAACAATAGGTGGAGTTGTAGGTGTATTTATAGCTGCATTTATAGTTAAGAGTATGCCAATTGATATACTAAAATGGGTAGTTATAGTAGTTATAACTTACACTTCTATATCAATGTTAAGAAAAGCATTTAAATCTGAAAGAGCAGAGTAATTTAATATAATAAAAAAGAAAGTGATTATTATCACTTTCTTTTTTATTGTATTAAAATTTATAACTAGAAAAGCTTAAAATCTATTGATATTATCATTATGAATACAAGTAAACTATATAATAAATAATATAGATAAATATTAAAGGTGAAGGGGAAAAATAATGAAATATTATATGAAATCTAAATTGTTTAAAATTAAAGAAGATTTCTGGATACAAAATGAAGAAAATGAAGAAGTGTTCTTTGTAGATAATAAATTATTTGCAGTTGGTCTTCAATTTGATTTTATTAAAGATGAAAAAACATTATACTCTGTTAAGGAGACTGTAATATCACTTCTAGCTAAATACCAAGTTAAAGAAGGTAATGAGGTTGTAGCTGAGGTAAATAAAAAACCTTCGTTTATGAGAGATAGTATAAAGATAGAAAGTAAATATGGGGATTTAAATGTAACAGGAGATATAATTGATCACAATTATGAAATATATAAAGGAAGTGAGCAAATAGCTAAAATTCATAAAGAAGTTTTTACTTTTACAGATAGCTATAATGTAGAAACTGATTTTGAAGATGAAGCATTTATTTTAACTTTGGCAGTTATAGTAGATGATATAATTGATAAACAAAGAAGTAAATAATTTAAAATTGAATATTTTTTCGCATCAATATGTATATTTAGGAGACAATAAGTTTGAAAAAATAATATTTATATGTATAGGTGATATAGTATGAAAGAAAAAAAAGAGTTATTGTTAGCAGTTTTTATACTTGTAGGATTATTTTGCGTAAAAACATTCGTTGAAGAACTAGAAAAAAAGAGTTTAAGTAATGATACTCAAAATATTATTCAAACTTATAGTGATACTAAAGAAGATCCTTTAAATAGACTAAAAAAAGGAAATGAAATATATATAGATGCGAACTACAATAAAAATCAAATTGATAAAGCTACAAGAAAAAAACTTAATGAAGGCGGACAAAAACCTTATGCTGTTATTTTAACTTGTTCTGATTCAAGAGTGGTTCCTGAAAATATATTTTACACAGGGATAGGAGAACTATTTGTGATTAGAGTTGCTGGAAATGTGGTTGATGACACTGTATTAGGAAGCATTGAATACGGTATAAGTAAGTTAGATGTACCTTTAATTGTAGTTATGGGGCATGATGACTGTGGAGCTGTAAAAGGAGCATCTGAAAAATATATAAATGGAAAGCTAGAAACTATAGTTGAAGAAATTAAACCAAGTTATGAAAAAGCAAAATTACAAGGTGGCTCAAAAGAAGAAATTTATAATAATGCAGTTAAGTTTAACACTGAGAACTCTATTAATTTAATTAAAGAAAATGAAATTATTAAAAAATATATTGATGAGAAAAGAGTTAAAGTAACTGGAGCTAATTATGATATGGAAACAGGGTTAGTTAAATGGTTGGACTAATTTTATAATTCGAAAAATTTAAACTTAAAGGGAGTAATACGAAATTACTCCCTTTGTGTTTTAAAAACATAAAAGTAGTGGTATATTACTTTATAGAAAAATTTTGAGAAATATCAAAGGA
The nucleotide sequence above comes from Paraclostridium bifermentans. Encoded proteins:
- a CDS encoding LURP-one-related/scramblase family protein; protein product: MKYYMKSKLFKIKEDFWIQNEENEEVFFVDNKLFAVGLQFDFIKDEKTLYSVKETVISLLAKYQVKEGNEVVAEVNKKPSFMRDSIKIESKYGDLNVTGDIIDHNYEIYKGSEQIAKIHKEVFTFTDSYNVETDFEDEAFILTLAVIVDDIIDKQRSK
- a CDS encoding SLC13 family permease codes for the protein MLNNNNQELSIPIIDNHNSNKNNLKNFIKKEIVLILSVSLAIITSFISSPKLSYIDFKVLILLFNLMVVVVAFKELKVLDSIAISLLRKCSTYTSISFALVFITFLASMVVTNDVALITFVPLSIVVAKKSDINVLKIVILQTLAANLGSSFTPMGNPQNLFIYSFYNLDPSDFFKITAPLVILSVLFLSVIILKSKKIKLDLYLEDVEIENKGYVILFSILFAIILLSVFHIVDYRLAFIITLLTVLILNKRLLKQIDYSLLLTFIGFFIFIGNISTMDYIRSFMMSLLNSPQSTFITSILSSQVISNVPATMLLSGFTNNFKELLLGVNIGGMGTLIASLASVISYKIYTNEFKDDSSTYLKCFTFYNVLGLIVAIPIVYLILFI
- a CDS encoding sulfite exporter TauE/SafE family protein, whose product is MINVIRVLLGVFTAFFGFSYFKDIAKAKSENNFEDVSAGKAVATGFVTDFFDTLGIGSFAPTVAMFNALKMNISDRLIPGTLNVCHTIPVVLEAFIFTTVIKVDPVTLICLIGAAVVGSYLGAGVIAKMDERKIQIIMGIALAITALLMLLAQLELMPGGGTATGLSGAKLVIGIIGNFILGALMTAGVGLYSPCMAMVYFLGMSPDVAFPIMMGSCAMLMPVASTKFIKEGAYAKKTSFFITIGGVVGVFIAAFIVKSMPIDILKWVVIVVITYTSISMLRKAFKSERAE
- a CDS encoding carbonic anhydrase → MKEKKELLLAVFILVGLFCVKTFVEELEKKSLSNDTQNIIQTYSDTKEDPLNRLKKGNEIYIDANYNKNQIDKATRKKLNEGGQKPYAVILTCSDSRVVPENIFYTGIGELFVIRVAGNVVDDTVLGSIEYGISKLDVPLIVVMGHDDCGAVKGASEKYINGKLETIVEEIKPSYEKAKLQGGSKEEIYNNAVKFNTENSINLIKENEIIKKYIDEKRVKVTGANYDMETGLVKWLD